DNA from Brachyspira aalborgi:
TAAATCCGTCTTTCCTTTTTTAGAAACTTTTCTTGGAGCGCCAAAATATTTTAAAGAATATTTGCCCGCTTTTATTGCGATATATTCCGCGTCTTTTAAGCATTTATTTAATTTAGATTTTGAAAATTTTTTAATCTCGTTTTCTATTAATCTATATTTTTTATCGTTTTCGTCTTTAGTTTTGCTCTTTTTATTAAAATTAAATATGCTCATAATAAATACTCCGTTAAAATTAAAATTTATTTATTTGTTTGAGTTTCCCTAAATAATAAAACGGAAGGATTATCTCTAACCTTTTCGCTAAATATTTTTAAATTAGAAATTATTTGAGAAACATTAGTTTGTAAATTCGTATCTTTCATTAAACTGCCAACTATTCCTTTTCCGCTTTCAACATCTCGAATTATAAAAGACAAATCTTTACTTATAACGCTTATATTTGCAATACTTTCATTAACATTTGAAATTATTTCGCCAATCTCAGATTCATTGGTATTTATTAATTTTGTTATAAGCTCGATTGTAGACGACATATTTGTTATTATGCTTGTAAATTCTTCAAAATTAAGGTCTTTACCTATATCGCCAATAGAACCTAAAGCACTTTCTAAACTAAAAGGCTCTACTCCTTTAACTACGCTTTCGGGAGGCAAACTTTTAAGTCCTTCGGTAGTTATTGTAGGCGGAGTTGCCATTATATATTTTTCGCCTAATCCCAAACCAACAGTTTGTATTGTAAATCTTGTTCCTTCGGGCAAAACGACATTTCTATCGGTTATGAATAGAGTCACCCTTATAGTTCCGTCTTTATTAATAGATATATCTTCGATAAATCCTATATTTATTCCGCCGCCTCTATATGAAACTTTACCATTTACAAGCAAATCGCCTATAAATACATAATCTACATATATTCTATAACCGTTTCCTTTTAATTTTAAATTTCCTAATATGCTTATAGAAATTAAAAATAACGCTATAGTCAATATAAAGAATATTCCTAATTTTATTTTTTTTCTCATAATTTTATCTTACCTTCCTCAATTTAATCATTTAATCCGCATCCGCAGGTTTTATAGTTTCTATATCCTCGCCTTTTTTAGCAATACTACTCATAAAGAAAAATTTCAAATGAGGCTCTTCAATTTCATGCAAACGCTCTGGAGCGCCTCCTTCAATAATTTTACCATTATGAAGCATTACGACTCTATCAGCCATTCTAAAAACGCTAGTCATATCATGAGTAATAACTATACTCGTAACATTAAGTAAATTTTGCATCTTTATTATCAAATCGTCTATTATTCTAGACATAATCGGGTCTAATCCCGTTGTCGGCTCGTCATAAAGTAAAATCTCTGGGTCCATAGCAATCGCTCTTGCCAAACCGACTCTCTTTTTCATACCGCCAGAAAGTTCGGATGGCATTTTTTTTTCTATATTTGGCATTCCAACCATATCCAAAACTTCCGCAACTTTTATTTTTATTCTATCTTCGGGCATATCTTTTTTTATTCTTCGGAGTCCAAAACTTACATTTTCGTAAACATTTAAAGAATCGAAAAGCGCCGCTCCTTGAAAAACCATAGCGAATTTTTTACGAACTTCCGTTAATTCGTTATCCGAAATTTTATTAATATCTTGTCCTTCAACGATTATAGTTCCAGAATCTGGCTGCAATAATCCAATCAAATGTTTTATAAGAACGCTTTTACCACAGCCCGAATTTCCTATAATAGATAAAGTTTCTCCTCTATTAACTATAAGATTAACTCCGCTCAATACAATTTGAGAGCCAAAACTTTTATATACTTCTTTCATTTCTATAATATTCATTAATAAAAACCTTATAAACTCTAAACGGTAATTCTCAAAAATTTAATTTCATTATCCGCTTTAATTCTATAATTTCCCATGCATGCGGGAATAAGAACGGTTTTACCCGCTTTTAATTTTATATTATTATCTTTTATATCCGATTCTATAAATCCGTCTCCTTCTATATCAATAAAAATTTCAAAAGTTTTAGAATTTGTTTGCGAAGAGAATTTATTTTTAATAAAATATTCTTCCGCCGTAAAATATTTATTTGAAAATATTTCGTTAATTTCTAAATCTTTATTTTTAAATTTATTTCTTTTTTCAGATTTTAATTGATAAGCGTCTATATTTTCTATAACATTAAAAGCGTCTTCAATATGCAATTCTCTCGCTTTTCCGTCTTTATCGATTCTTTTCCAATCGTATAATCTATAAGTAATATCGCTTGAAGTTTGTATTTCTGCTATCATTGTATCCCCCAAGATTGCATGAACGCATCCGTTTGGAATATAATAAGCATCTCCTTTTTTAACTTCAAAATAATTAAATAAACTTTCTATATTATTTATATTATTGTCAATCGCTTTTTTAAGAATATTTTTATCTATTCCTTCTCTTAAACCTAATAAAATTTTAGCGTTATTTTTCGCTTCTACAATATACCACATTTCATTTTTGCCATGTTTTTTATGTTTTTTGTAGGCATATTCTTCATCGGGATGAACTTGTATAGAGAGTTTATCTTTTGCGTCTATAAATTTTATTAATAACGGAAAATATTTTTCTTTTTTTGCCGATATCAATTGCAAAGCTTCAATGCAATTAGAACCTAAAAATTCTTCTTTGTATCTTTCTACTAAAAATGATAAAGTTTTTCCTTTAAACTCTCCGTTTAGGATTATGCTTTTTTCCTCGTTTAAGTCGGATATTTCCCAACTTTCGCCTATATTTTTATCGCTTTCAAAAGGTTTTGAATATAAAGATGCAAGCAAACTTCCGCCCCAAACGGTTTCTTTAGCTATTTCAGATAATTCTAATATATACATAAATAATATTATATAAGAAAAAATTAAATAATTCAATAATATATATTATAAAAATATCTTATGCAATATTATGTTTATTTATTGATATTTATTATATTTTAATGTATAATATCTTTATTCAAAATAAAATTAACAAATAATTTAATTTTTAAGGAAAATTTATGTCCGATATTAGAGTCAGATTCGCTCCGTCACCAACGGGTTTTTTACATATAGGAAATGCAAGAACCGCATTATTTAATTGGCTTTATGCAAAGTCGGTTAATGGAAAATTAATATTGAGAATAGAAGATACCGACCAGGAGAGAAGCACAAAAGAAGCGGTTGATATGGCAATAAAATCTTTAAAATGGCTTGGAGTCGATTGGGATGAAGGACCAGAAGTTAATGGAAATTATGGACCTTATTTTCAATCGGAAAGATTAGATATATACAAAAAATATACAGAAAAACTTATGGAAGAAGGAAAGGCTTATTATTGTTTTTGCTCTTCGGAAGAATTAGAAAAAAAATCAAACATGCAAAAAACTTTAAATCAGCCAATAATTTACGATGGAAAATGTAAAGATATTCCTTTAGAAGAAGCTAAAAAAAGAGTCGCAAACGGAGAGGCGGCAAAAATAAGATTCAGAGTTCCTAAAAACGAAGAAATTATTTTTGAAGATTTCGTTAGAGGAACGGTAAAAACTAATAGCGATGAAATTGGCGATATTATAATCGTTAGAGAAAACGGTTTTCCAACTTATAATTATGCCGTAGTTATAGACGATATGCTAATGAAAATAACTCATATTATAAGAGGGGAAGACCATATTTCAAATACTCCAAAACAGATTTTAATTTATAAAGCGTTAGGAAGCGAACCTCCGAAATTTGCTCATACTTCTTCGATACTTGGAGACGACAGAAAAAAATTATCGAAAAGACATGGCGCCGCTACTCTTATGGAATATAAAGAAGAAGGATTTTTGCCTCAAGCTATGCGAAATTTTTTAGCTCTGCTCGGTTGGACGCATCCCGAAGCTATAGAAACTATGAACGATAAAGAAATGATAAAAGCTTTTACTCTATCTCGTTTTTCAAAAAGTCCCGCGATATTCGATACGGCTAAATTAAGACATTTAAACGCTTGGCATATAAAAAATATCGATTTAGAGGAAGCGGTTGAATTATTTATTCCATATTTAATAAAAGGCGGATTCTTAAAAGAAAATTACACGGAAAGCGAAAAAAATTGGGCTAAAAAACTTGTTTCGGTAATAAGGCATAATTGCGTAGTTTTATCGGATATAAATAAATATGTTCCCGTATTTTTTGAAAACGATTTTGAATTGGATAACGAAATGAAAGAAATTGTAAATAAAGAAGAAAGTAAAAATTTGCTTAAATTTATAAAAAGCAATATAGAAAATGCAAATGAAATAACAGACGAATATATGAAAAATTTAATAAAATCGGCTCAAAAAGAAACGGGTTTAAAAGGACCAAATTTATATCATCCTATTCGATATGTTTTAACGGGAAGCAAAGCTGGAACGGAGCTTTCGCATATTTGCGAGCTTTTGGGTAAAGATAATATTTTATATAGATTATCCAAATATATTTAACAAGGGAAAAATATGATAAACGGAAAACCTTTAATATTAGCTGTAGACGATGAAGAAAATATTAGAAATCTTATAACTTATACATTTGAAGAGCATAATCTCGAAGTAATGACGGCTGAAAACGGAAAAGCGGCTATAACTATATTGGAAAATAATCCTATAGATGTAATTATAACCGATTTACTTATGCCGACAATGACGGGACTCGCTTTAATAAGAGAAATGAAAAAGAGAAAAAGCTCGATTCCGATTATTATAATCACAGCTTACGGAAATACGGAAATGGTAAAAGAGATAATAGCCGAAGGCGTTTTTAGACTTATAGAAAAACCTCTCGATTTTGACATATTAGTTCCTATAGTTCAAGATGCGATAGAAAATAAAAAGAAAAATTCTAAAAAGTAAAAGCCCAATGCTTTAAAAACATTAGGCTTTTAGGAAATTAAAATATTGATGTAAAAAAGAATCATTTTGCAGATAAATATTTGTCTATTCCGTAAGCGGCTCTTTTTCCGTCTCCAATAGCAAGTATAACAGTAGCAGCACCTCTTGCAGCGTCTCCTCCTGCAAATACTCCATCCATTGATGTTGCGCCCGTTTCTTCGTCTATAACATAAGTTCCTTTTTTGCTTATTTTAAGCTCGGGAACTTTTCTTGCAATTAAAGGATTAGGCGTAGTTCCTATAGCTATAATAACGGCGTCAACTTCTATATCTTCAATTTTTCCTTCAACTGCTATTGGTTTTCTTCTTCCGTCTTCGTCAGGTTCGCCTAATTCCATAACTTGAGTTCTTATAGCGACAACATTATCGTTTTCATCTCCTACAACTTCCAAAGGCGCTCTTAAAAATCTAAACTCTACGCCTTCTTCTATAGCATGATGAATTTCTTCTAATCTTGCAGGAAGCTCTTTTTCCGTTCTTCTATAAACTATATAAACTTTTTCAGCTCCAAGTCTAACCGCGGTTCTGCATGCATCCATAGCGACATTACCGCCTCCCAAAACCGCTACTTTTTTATGTCTTATAACGGGCGTGTCGACTTCTGGGAATTTGTAAGCGCCCATTAAATTGACTCTCGTCAAATATTCGTTTGCAGAATAAACTCCGCATAAATGTTCGCCTGGAACATTCAAAAATAAAGGAAGTCCCGCTCCCGTTCCTAAAAATACGGCGTCATATTCTTTTCTTAATTCTCCAAAATCTATAGATATTCCCGCAACTTCGTTTATTTTAAATTTAACTCCGTCTCTTTTAAGATTTTCAACTTCATGCGCCACCAATTCTTTAGGTAAACGAAATTCTGGAATTCCATACATTAAAACTCCGCCGATTGTATGAAGCGCCTCTAAAACTGTGACATCATAACCTAATTTAATTAAATCTCCCGCGCATGCCAAACCCGCAGGACCCGCTCCAATAACGCAAACTTTTTTTCCGTTTTGTTCGACTTTTAAATCTTCATGTTCCGAATTTTTTCTTTCGTAATCGGCTACAAACATTTCTAATTTTCCAATAGCTACAGGCTCGAATTTTTTACCGACAACGCATCTCTCTTCGCATTGAGTTTCTTGAGGACAAACTCTTCCGCATGCGGCTGGCAAAGCGTTAGTTTCTTTAATCTTTTTAGCCGCTTCTAAAAATTTTCCGTCAGCGACTAATCCTATAAATTCGGGAATTTTTACTTTCGCTGGGCAACCTTCCATACAATGCGGAACTTTGCAATCTAAACATCTTAAAGCTTCTTTTAAAGCCTGTTCTTCGGTATAACCTAAAGGAACTTCTTTAAAATCCATTCTGCGTTCTTCGGCGCTTCTTGTAGGCATATCCTGTCTTGGTATTTCGCCTAATTTTGACCTTGGGGGCATATATTTTTCTCCTAAAATTTGGATATTTTTAATAATTATTTAAATATTATACTACATAATTAAATATAGTCAATAGTCAATATATAAAATATTAATTAGTATTTATTAAAATAAAATCTAATTAATCATTTAATTTATATTTATACCAATAAGAATTTCCAACATGCTTTTGCATAACTTTTTTTATTCCGCTTAAATCAAATGTGGCTATTGGTTCAAAGTTTTTCATTAATTTTGCGGATTTGCCATTATAAAGCATTTTTGTTAATACGCTAGCTCTATTGGATGGCACATTTATACCATAGCATCCCATATCGTCAGATTTAAAATCGTCAGAATGAAAAGTGCTATTAATATCATTGCCTTCATTATCGGTTATAACTAAAATTAAATTGTCCCCTTTTTGTATATCTCCATGAAAAATCGCTATTACAGAGTATCCAAGAGAATCTACATTAACGCCTATTAATATATAAGCCCCACTATCTCCCAAATCATAAGTTGTAAAAGTAGTTAAAGGTTCTCCATTTTTAGTGTATGCAGTGCCAACTTCCCATTTAGCAAAAAGCATTGCCGAAAACATTAAAAATAAAAATATAATTTTCTTCATAAAAACTCCTAATTGTTAAATTATAAATTAATTATAATAGATATATATAAATTTGTCAATTTAATAAATAAGATTTTTTATTTATTTATTTTTTATTTCTTCAAAAGCATTTTTAAATTTTTTAGAAAAATCTGATTTTACTTCTATATTTTTAAATCCCGCGCTATTTTCAATTCTTATTGCAACTAAATTTCCTATATTATCAACTCTCGCATTTGCATTTATAGTATATGTATCAAAAGAATCTGCATCATACAAAAGCCATTTATATGTGCTTAACATTTCGCCTTTATCAATCTTTGACATTTCGCTTGTATAATTAAGATTTATAAAACTATTATCACTAAATTTTAAAATTATTTTATTTCCTTTTGAAATAGTAAAAGCTGCGCTACTTACATATAAAGCGTCTAAAATTACATTGTCAGTATTTACCAATTTACTAAATCTTAATTTAATTGTCGTATCCCAACCCGTTATTGTCATATAATCGGTTTCATAATGTTGCGTTCCGTAAAAACTATCGTTAACAGTTTTAACTTTTACGGCGCAGGATATTAATAATAAAATTGGCGACAATAAAAATAATTTCTTTAATTCTTTTAATTTTAATAATTTTTTCATAAAATAAATTCCTAATTGATTTTTTATAATTATATAGATTATTAGCAATTTTTCAAGTATTAAAGTGTTGACATTAATTAATTATAATATACAATATTAACACAGTATTTAAATTATCATAATTAAGAAGAGTAGTCTATTTGCTTGGCTACTCTTCGAATTTTAAATATTTATTATCAATAAAAACTCAAACGATTAATTATAATATTAACATAAATTTATTTTTTATATATAATATCATAAATTATTTTAGAGATTCTTATGTTGGAAAATTCAAATAATACAAAAATTAAAGAAAAAATTACAAAGTCGTCTTTGAAAATGTCTATAGTAACTGCAATTAGTAGAATATTCGGACTTGTTAGAGACCAAATACAGGCGGCTTTACTTGGAACAACTTTTATTGCGGACGCTTTTGCAATAGGTTTTATTCTTCCTAATTTATTAAGAAGATTATTCGCTGAAGGAAATATGGTTGCAAGTTTTATTCCCGTATTTACCGAACTTGAAAAAGAAAAAGGAATCGAAGAATCAAAAAAATTTTTTAGAGCAATTTTTACGCTTTTAACTTTAATATTAATTCTAATCGTTTTAATAGGGATAATAATCTCTCCTCTACTCGTTAAATTTTTATATAAATCGGCAGATAAAGAAGCTTTGGATTTGGCTACAAATTTGTCAAGAATAATGTTTCCTTATCTTTTGTTTATATCGTTAGCGGCTTTGATGCAAGGAATTTTAAATATAAGAGGATATTATTCTATTTCGGCTGCAAGTCCGATTATTTTAAATACTATTATAATAACTACAGCTTTAATTTTTTATTTCTTTTTTCCAAATGTTTTTGAAAATATGTCTTATGTTTTTGCAATAGCGGTTTTAATCGGCGGATTCGTTCAATTTATTTATCAAATGCCTTTTGTTAAAAAATTCGGATTTACTTTTAAGCCAAGTTTTAATTTTAAAGATATTTATGTAATAAAAATGATAAAACTATTTGCGCCTGGAATTTTTGGAGCGAGCGTTTATCAAATTAATTTGCTTGTTTCAACGGCTTTTGCGGGAGCGATTGGAGAAGGCAGAGTTTCGGCGGTTACTTTTGCAAACAGAATTCATGAATTCGTTTTGGGAGTTTTTGCCGTAAGTATAGCGACTGTTATGCTTCCGACTTTAAGCAAATTGATAGCCGAAGATAAAAAAGAAGAGGCAAAAGACACTTTAGGCTATTCTTTAAGATTAGTCGCTTTAATAACTATTCCCGCTACTTTCGGATTTATTATTTTAGGAAGAGAAATTGTAGCCTCAATTTTTCAATACGGAGCTTTTTCTTCAAATTCAACTTTTTTAGTTTCAAGCGCTTTAAAATATTTATCTATATCTTTATTTTTTGTGGCAAGTTATAGAATAGTTGTTCAATCGTTTTACGCTATGAAAGACATGAAAACTCCCGTATATACGGCTTTTTTTTCATTTGTAATAAACGCTTTAAGCAATTATTTATGCGTTTATATTTTCAAATTCGATATAATCGGAATTTCAATTTCAAGCGTTTCTGCAAATATAATTTCTTTTTGCATATTATATATTTTATTAATGAAAAAAATTAAAACGAAATCCATAATCAATAAAAAAATCGATATTTTCAAAACTTTTTTATCAAGTTTATTAATGGGAATGTTTGTTTTTTCTCTAAAATATTATTTTTTATCCGTTCCGCAATTTTCAAAAGCTTTTTTTGTATTAAAAGTTTTTATAATAATTTTTGCAGGAATAATTTTTTACTGCTTAATAAATATAATTTTAAAAAACAATGATTTTTTATCTTTCATTAATATTTTTAGAAAAAAGATTATTAAAAGAAAATCATAATATAGCGTTTTTCATTTCTTTAACATATTTTCCAACATAACTTGGCGAATCTTCTCCGTATTCTTCGCATAATTTTACTATTGCGCTTCCGACTATCACTCCGTCCGCATATTCGCTCATTTCTTTTGCCCGCTCTGGAGTCGATATTCCGAAACCTACGGCGACAGGAATATCATTAACCGATTTTACAAGATTAACCATTTTTTCTATATTCGTGTTTATATTTTCTCTTATTCCCGTCACGCCTAAAGAAGAAACGCAATATATAAATCCGTTAGAATCTTTTGCTATTGCCGATATTCTCTCTTCGGATGTAGGCGCTATTAAAGATATAAAATCAATATCATACTTTTTAAATATCGAGTCGAATTCTTTTTTTTCTTCGTAAGGAACATCGGGAAGTATAATTCCGTCAATTTTTAATTTTTTAGATTTTTCTGCAAATCTTTCTATTCCATACGAAAACACTATATTTGCATAAGTCATAAAAACCATTGGAATATCGGTATTTTTTCTAACCAACTCTAACATAGAAAATATTTTATCCGTTGTAGTTCCATTTTTTAAGGCTCTGCTATTTGCCGATTGTATAATAGAACCTTCGGCTACAGGGTCGGAAAAAGGAATTCCAAGTTCTATTAAATTAGCTCCATTTTTCTCCATTTCGTATATAGTTTTTTCGGTTATATCCAAAGAAATTTGTCCGCAAGTTATAAAAGGAATAAAAGCCTTTCCTTTTGAAAATGCATTTTTTATATTACTCATTGATTATCTCCCCATTATATTTTGCTATCGATACGCAGTCTTTATCTCCCCTACCCGATAAATTTACTACTATTATTTTATCTTTATTCATTTTTGGCGCTTCTTTAATGGCATAGGATAAAGCATGGGCGCTTTCTATCGCGGGTATTATTCCTTCCATACGCGATAAATATTCAAAAGATTTAACCGCTTCATCGTCCGTTATCGGAATATATTTTACTCTTCCAATATCATGCAAATATGCATGTTCGGGACCTATTCCAGGATAATCGAGTCCCGCCGATATGGAATAAACGGGAGCTATCTGTCCATATTCATCCTGACAAAAATAAGACTTCATTCCATGAAATATTCCTAATTTTCCCGTAGATATTGTAGCCGCCGTTTCAAAAGTATGAACTCCTCTTCCCGCCGCCTCGCATCCTACAAGCTCAACCGATTTATCTTCTATAAAATGATAAAAAGAACCTATCGCGTTAGAACCTCCGCCTACGCATGCCACAATCATATCTGGAAGTCTTTTTTCAATATTATAAATTTGCTCTTTAATCTCTTTTGAAATAATAGCTTGAAAATCCCGCACTATTGTAGGAAAAGGATGAGGTCCCATTACCGAACCAATCACATAATGAGTGTCGTCTATTCTTTTAGTCCATTCTCGCATAGTTTCCGATACGGCGTCTTTTAAAGTTGCCGTCCCGCTTTCCACAGAATTAACTTTAGCTCCCAAAAGTTTCATTTTATAGACATTTAAAGCCTGTCTTTCGGTATCTTCTTTTCCCATAAATATTTCGCATTCCATATCCATAAGCGCCGCTATAGTCGCCGTTGCCACTCCATGCTGTCCCGCTCCCGTTTCGGCTATAACTCTTTTTTTCCCAATTTTTTTAGCGAGTAAAACCTGCCCTAAAACATTATTTATTTTATGCGCGCCAGTATGATTCAAATCTTCTCTCTTCAAATATATTTTTGCTCCTTTCAAATCTTCAGTAATTCTTTTTGCAAAATAAAGCATAGAAGGACGATTCGCATAATTTTTAAATAAATCGTTTAATTCTTCGTTAAAATCTTTATCGTCTTTATAGAAATTATAAGCTTTTTCAAGTTCTATAATCGCATTCATAAGAGTTTCGGGAATATATGTTCCGCCATGAACTCCAAAATGTCCTTTATTCATATTCTCTCCTCTTTATAATTTTTCGTAATATTTATAATATATTTCATTTTATCAAAATCTTTTATTCCGTCCGTTTCAAGTCCGCCCGACAAATCTACGCAGTAAGGATTAAATTTTAAAGCTTCGTTAATATTTTCTTTATTCAATCCTCCAGCCAAAAAATACTTTTCATTAAAAATATTTTTGAAATTTTTATTTAACTTAAAAGCCTTTTTCAAATAATTCCAATTAAAAGTTTTTCCAACTTCGCATTTAAAATTATCTAAAAGTATAAAATCGGAAAATATATTAACGCTTTCTAATATAGAATTTTCATTTTCAACCGTCACGGATTTTATTATTTTAGAATTAGTTTTTATTTTTAGATTATCTATAAAATCATTATCTTCGCTTCCATGCAATTGAATAATATCTATAATTTTATCTTTAATCAAATTTAATATAAAATCAAAATTATCGTTTACGAATACTCCAACGGCTTTTATTTCTTTGTCGAGTTTATTTTTTAAATTGCAGGCTTCTTCAAATTTGACTTTTCTTCTGCTTTCGGCGAAAACAAATCCTATATAATTTGGTTTCAATTTATTTGCATAATTTATATCTTCTTCTCTAAATAATCCGCAGGTTTTTATTTTCATTAATCTATTATTCCTCTTAATTTTTTTATTTCTTTTTCTTTATCTTTTTTAATCATAAGCGTCTCGCCTATAAGAACGGCGTTAGTTTTATTTGCTTCAAGAATTTTTATATCGTTTCTATTTTTTATTCCGCTTTCGGAAACAAAAATTATATTATTTGGAATCAATTTTCTTAAACGAACGCTATTATTAATATCGACTTCAAAAGTTTTTAAATTTCTATTATTTACTCCTATTATTCTTGGATTTAAATTTAATATTTTTTCAAGCTCTTCCTCGTTATGAATTTCAAAAAGAGAAGATAAACCCAAACTATTTGCAATTTCAAAATAATCTTTTAATTTATATTTATCCAAAACGGCGGCAATAAGCAAAATAGCATCCGCTTTTATATTTTTGCTTTTATATATCATATATTCGTCTATTATAAAATCTTTGCGAAGTATTGGAATATTTACCGTTTCTTTAATCTCTTCTAAATATTTATCGCTTCCCATAAAATAATGAGGTTCGGTTAAACAAGAAATCGCATCGGCTTTTGCTTTTTGATAATCTTTCGCTATTTCAATATAATCAAATTCTTCTGTTATTATTCCTTTTGAAGGAGAGGCTTTTTTAATTTCGCAAATAAAATTAATTTTCTCTTTTTTGCCAATCGCTTTTTCAAAATTAAAATAATTTTCTTTTTCTACGCTTTTTATACTTTCGGCAATTTTCCTAACTTCGATTAAAGAGATTTTTTGTTTTTCTTTTCCTATACGCTCTTTTGTAGTTTCGCATATTTTATCAAGAATATTCATTATCGACAAACCTATATAATTTTAATTATAATATTAACTATTACTTTCTTTTATAAAATCTTCCAATTTTTCAAAAGCCTTTTTTTCGTCTATTAGATTTTCAGCCATTTG
Protein-coding regions in this window:
- a CDS encoding ABC transporter ATP-binding protein; its protein translation is MNIIEMKEVYKSFGSQIVLSGVNLIVNRGETLSIIGNSGCGKSVLIKHLIGLLQPDSGTIIVEGQDINKISDNELTEVRKKFAMVFQGAALFDSLNVYENVSFGLRRIKKDMPEDRIKIKVAEVLDMVGMPNIEKKMPSELSGGMKKRVGLARAIAMDPEILLYDEPTTGLDPIMSRIIDDLIIKMQNLLNVTSIVITHDMTSVFRMADRVVMLHNGKIIEGGAPERLHEIEEPHLKFFFMSSIAKKGEDIETIKPADAD
- a CDS encoding type I phosphomannose isomerase catalytic subunit produces the protein MYILELSEIAKETVWGGSLLASLYSKPFESDKNIGESWEISDLNEEKSIILNGEFKGKTLSFLVERYKEEFLGSNCIEALQLISAKKEKYFPLLIKFIDAKDKLSIQVHPDEEYAYKKHKKHGKNEMWYIVEAKNNAKILLGLREGIDKNILKKAIDNNINNIESLFNYFEVKKGDAYYIPNGCVHAILGDTMIAEIQTSSDITYRLYDWKRIDKDGKARELHIEDAFNVIENIDAYQLKSEKRNKFKNKDLEINEIFSNKYFTAEEYFIKNKFSSQTNSKTFEIFIDIEGDGFIESDIKDNNIKLKAGKTVLIPACMGNYRIKADNEIKFLRITV
- a CDS encoding MlaD family protein — translated: MRKKIKLGIFFILTIALFLISISILGNLKLKGNGYRIYVDYVFIGDLLVNGKVSYRGGGINIGFIEDISINKDGTIRVTLFITDRNVVLPEGTRFTIQTVGLGLGEKYIMATPPTITTEGLKSLPPESVVKGVEPFSLESALGSIGDIGKDLNFEEFTSIITNMSSTIELITKLINTNESEIGEIISNVNESIANISVISKDLSFIIRDVESGKGIVGSLMKDTNLQTNVSQIISNLKIFSEKVRDNPSVLLFRETQTNK
- the gltA gene encoding NADPH-dependent glutamate synthase, coding for MPPRSKLGEIPRQDMPTRSAEERRMDFKEVPLGYTEEQALKEALRCLDCKVPHCMEGCPAKVKIPEFIGLVADGKFLEAAKKIKETNALPAACGRVCPQETQCEERCVVGKKFEPVAIGKLEMFVADYERKNSEHEDLKVEQNGKKVCVIGAGPAGLACAGDLIKLGYDVTVLEALHTIGGVLMYGIPEFRLPKELVAHEVENLKRDGVKFKINEVAGISIDFGELRKEYDAVFLGTGAGLPLFLNVPGEHLCGVYSANEYLTRVNLMGAYKFPEVDTPVIRHKKVAVLGGGNVAMDACRTAVRLGAEKVYIVYRRTEKELPARLEEIHHAIEEGVEFRFLRAPLEVVGDENDNVVAIRTQVMELGEPDEDGRRKPIAVEGKIEDIEVDAVIIAIGTTPNPLIARKVPELKISKKGTYVIDEETGATSMDGVFAGGDAARGAATVILAIGDGKRAAYGIDKYLSAK
- a CDS encoding response regulator gives rise to the protein MINGKPLILAVDDEENIRNLITYTFEEHNLEVMTAENGKAAITILENNPIDVIITDLLMPTMTGLALIREMKKRKSSIPIIIITAYGNTEMVKEIIAEGVFRLIEKPLDFDILVPIVQDAIENKKKNSKK
- the murJ gene encoding murein biosynthesis integral membrane protein MurJ, coding for MLENSNNTKIKEKITKSSLKMSIVTAISRIFGLVRDQIQAALLGTTFIADAFAIGFILPNLLRRLFAEGNMVASFIPVFTELEKEKGIEESKKFFRAIFTLLTLILILIVLIGIIISPLLVKFLYKSADKEALDLATNLSRIMFPYLLFISLAALMQGILNIRGYYSISAASPIILNTIIITTALIFYFFFPNVFENMSYVFAIAVLIGGFVQFIYQMPFVKKFGFTFKPSFNFKDIYVIKMIKLFAPGIFGASVYQINLLVSTAFAGAIGEGRVSAVTFANRIHEFVLGVFAVSIATVMLPTLSKLIAEDKKEEAKDTLGYSLRLVALITIPATFGFIILGREIVASIFQYGAFSSNSTFLVSSALKYLSISLFFVASYRIVVQSFYAMKDMKTPVYTAFFSFVINALSNYLCVYIFKFDIIGISISSVSANIISFCILYILLMKKIKTKSIINKKIDIFKTFLSSLLMGMFVFSLKYYFLSVPQFSKAFFVLKVFIIIFAGIIFYCLINIILKNNDFLSFINIFRKKIIKRKS
- the gltX gene encoding glutamate--tRNA ligase, which translates into the protein MSDIRVRFAPSPTGFLHIGNARTALFNWLYAKSVNGKLILRIEDTDQERSTKEAVDMAIKSLKWLGVDWDEGPEVNGNYGPYFQSERLDIYKKYTEKLMEEGKAYYCFCSSEELEKKSNMQKTLNQPIIYDGKCKDIPLEEAKKRVANGEAAKIRFRVPKNEEIIFEDFVRGTVKTNSDEIGDIIIVRENGFPTYNYAVVIDDMLMKITHIIRGEDHISNTPKQILIYKALGSEPPKFAHTSSILGDDRKKLSKRHGAATLMEYKEEGFLPQAMRNFLALLGWTHPEAIETMNDKEMIKAFTLSRFSKSPAIFDTAKLRHLNAWHIKNIDLEEAVELFIPYLIKGGFLKENYTESEKNWAKKLVSVIRHNCVVLSDINKYVPVFFENDFELDNEMKEIVNKEESKNLLKFIKSNIENANEITDEYMKNLIKSAQKETGLKGPNLYHPIRYVLTGSKAGTELSHICELLGKDNILYRLSKYI